Proteins co-encoded in one Halorussus vallis genomic window:
- a CDS encoding helix-turn-helix domain-containing protein, whose amino-acid sequence MRYLTVVARPGESGAFHPLGAELAEEPSISREAIHHVELLADGTVLLFAEGSGDRERYEEIMRESPHVVDSLVSGDERWMAVSQFEPTDSTRRVLELGRESDVVVETPIRINDDGSLRITHLGSDADLRELFQKVADETVLDFEVVETGEYDPEVESFTRLLTTRQREVLEAAVELGYYRSPRESTHEDVASAVGIAPTTAGEHLRKIEERVFGALVR is encoded by the coding sequence ATGCGATATCTCACGGTGGTCGCCCGCCCCGGCGAGAGCGGAGCGTTCCACCCGCTCGGAGCGGAACTCGCCGAAGAGCCCTCGATTTCGCGGGAGGCGATCCACCACGTCGAACTCCTCGCTGACGGGACCGTTCTGTTGTTCGCCGAAGGGAGCGGCGACCGGGAACGGTACGAGGAGATAATGCGGGAGTCGCCCCACGTCGTCGACTCGCTCGTCTCGGGTGACGAGCGGTGGATGGCGGTGAGCCAGTTCGAACCGACCGACTCGACGCGGCGCGTGCTGGAACTCGGCCGCGAGTCGGACGTCGTCGTCGAGACGCCGATACGCATCAACGACGACGGTTCGCTCCGGATAACGCACCTCGGGAGCGACGCCGACCTCCGGGAGCTGTTTCAAAAGGTCGCCGACGAGACGGTCCTCGATTTCGAGGTCGTGGAAACGGGCGAGTACGACCCCGAGGTCGAGTCGTTCACGAGACTGCTGACGACCCGTCAGCGGGAAGTGCTCGAAGCAGCGGTGGAACTCGGATACTACCGGTCACCGCGGGAATCAACGCACGAAGACGTCGCGTCGGCGGTCGGAATCGCACCGACGACGGCGGGCGAACACCTCAGGAAAATCGAGGAGCGAGTGTTCGGCGCGCTCGTTCGCTGA
- a CDS encoding FAD-dependent oxidoreductase codes for MSREYPDVAIVGGGICGLTAALALERRGWTPTVYEAASEYRPVGAGILLQTNALLVLDRLGVAERVRDAGVSLADTEIRSPSGRVLQRFGLDAVERREFGYGFVAIHRAALQRILLDELDAEVRTGMNCIAVTDTETPTVRFADGTTVGPDVLVGADGIGSAVREAVSPSVGPQPFDGVVYRAVAGVELAEEHRASGFEVWGDGTYAGGAPVDGDRFYLFATAPEPLAVDGTDARATVAALRNRLDEFPDPVPAVVESLEPGDVFATGLADVPPLDRWHRDAVVLAGDAAHAMLPFAGQGAAQGVEDALALAHALDAHEERSAAFRAYETERKPRADRIRSESRRLGELGTMRSTLGCRVRNAAAGLLPAALLRRSRRRRAAGTSLPETGPTPRPKTGADD; via the coding sequence ATGTCACGAGAGTACCCCGACGTCGCGATAGTCGGCGGCGGCATCTGCGGACTGACCGCGGCGCTCGCGCTCGAACGGCGGGGGTGGACACCGACCGTCTACGAGGCGGCGTCCGAGTACCGCCCCGTCGGCGCAGGCATCCTCCTGCAGACGAACGCCCTCCTCGTCCTGGACCGTCTCGGTGTCGCCGAACGGGTCCGGGACGCGGGAGTCTCCCTCGCCGACACCGAGATTCGCTCGCCGAGTGGGCGCGTCCTGCAACGGTTCGGCCTCGACGCGGTCGAGCGCCGCGAGTTCGGCTACGGATTCGTCGCGATTCACCGCGCCGCCCTCCAGCGGATTCTCCTGGACGAACTCGACGCCGAGGTCCGGACGGGGATGAACTGCATCGCGGTGACCGATACGGAGACGCCGACGGTCCGGTTCGCCGACGGGACGACGGTCGGTCCGGACGTCCTCGTCGGCGCCGACGGCATCGGGTCGGCCGTTCGCGAGGCCGTCTCCCCAAGCGTCGGCCCGCAACCGTTCGACGGCGTCGTCTACCGCGCCGTCGCCGGGGTAGAACTGGCCGAGGAACACCGCGCCAGCGGGTTCGAGGTGTGGGGCGACGGAACCTACGCCGGCGGGGCGCCCGTCGACGGCGACCGGTTCTACCTGTTCGCCACGGCGCCCGAACCGCTGGCGGTCGACGGGACGGACGCCCGGGCGACGGTCGCGGCGCTCCGGAACCGCCTCGACGAGTTCCCCGACCCGGTCCCGGCCGTCGTCGAGTCGCTCGAACCGGGCGACGTGTTCGCCACCGGCCTGGCGGACGTCCCGCCGCTCGACCGCTGGCACCGCGACGCCGTCGTCCTCGCGGGCGACGCGGCCCACGCCATGCTCCCGTTCGCCGGACAGGGCGCGGCCCAGGGCGTCGAGGACGCGCTCGCACTGGCCCACGCGCTCGACGCCCACGAGGAGCGGTCGGCGGCCTTCCGGGCCTACGAAACCGAGCGAAAGCCCCGGGCCGACCGGATTCGGTCCGAATCGCGCAGGCTGGGGGAACTCGGGACGATGCGGTCGACCCTCGGCTGTCGGGTCCGAAACGCCGCGGCCGGCCTCCTCCCGGCCGCGCTCCTGCGACGGTCCCGGCGGCGCCGCGCCGCCGGGACGTCGCTCCCGGAAACCGGTCCTACTCCGCGTCCGAAGACCGGCGCCGACGACTGA